From Alienimonas californiensis, a single genomic window includes:
- a CDS encoding dihydrodipicolinate synthase family protein: MSHSAEAPRWVRDALQAGLVIPAHPLALSADGVYDERRQRALTRYYAAAGAGGVAVGVHTTQFAIRDPAHNLLEPVLRTAGDALDEIERNGGPRLVRVAGVCGPTPQAVREAELARSLGYHAGLLSLAALPQADDDALIAHCRAVADVIPLFGFYLQTAISGRPLGEAFWRRFAAIDNVLAIKIAPFDRYQTLDVVRGVARAGRAGEIALYTGNDDHIVADLLTPFSTRVGGVTVTQRMVGGLLGHWAVWTRRAVETFDRVQALRTGATPLTPAALALDAQVTDCNAALFDPAHGFAGCVPGINHVLHGQGLLASDRCLDPHERLSPGQAERIARVRRDHPHLIDDEFVAERLDAWLS; encoded by the coding sequence ATGTCCCACTCCGCCGAAGCTCCCCGCTGGGTCCGCGACGCCCTGCAGGCGGGGCTGGTGATCCCCGCGCACCCGCTCGCGCTGTCGGCGGACGGCGTCTACGACGAGCGCCGCCAACGGGCCCTCACCCGCTACTACGCCGCGGCCGGCGCCGGCGGCGTCGCCGTCGGGGTGCACACGACGCAGTTCGCGATCCGCGACCCCGCGCACAACCTGCTCGAACCGGTCTTGCGAACCGCGGGCGACGCGCTCGACGAGATCGAGCGGAACGGCGGCCCCCGCTTGGTCCGCGTCGCGGGGGTCTGCGGGCCGACGCCGCAGGCCGTGCGCGAGGCGGAGTTGGCGAGGTCGCTCGGCTACCACGCCGGGCTGCTCTCGCTCGCGGCGCTGCCGCAGGCCGACGACGACGCCCTGATCGCCCACTGCCGGGCAGTCGCGGACGTGATCCCGCTGTTCGGGTTCTACCTCCAGACCGCGATCAGCGGCCGGCCGCTGGGCGAAGCGTTCTGGCGCCGGTTCGCCGCGATCGACAACGTGCTCGCCATCAAGATCGCCCCGTTCGACCGCTATCAAACGCTCGACGTCGTCCGCGGCGTCGCGCGGGCGGGGCGGGCCGGGGAGATCGCGCTGTACACCGGCAACGACGACCACATCGTCGCGGATCTGCTCACGCCGTTTTCGACGCGGGTCGGCGGCGTGACGGTTACGCAGCGAATGGTCGGCGGGCTGCTGGGGCACTGGGCCGTCTGGACCCGCCGGGCGGTCGAGACGTTCGACCGCGTGCAGGCCCTCCGCACAGGGGCCACGCCGCTGACGCCGGCGGCGCTCGCGTTGGACGCCCAGGTCACCGACTGCAACGCGGCGCTGTTCGACCCGGCCCACGGGTTCGCCGGCTGCGTCCCGGGGATCAACCACGTGCTGCACGGCCAGGGATTGCTCGCCTCGGACCGGTGCCTGGATCCGCACGAGCGACTCTCGCCGGGGCAGGCCGAGCGAATCGCCCGCGTCCGCCGGGACCACCCGCACCTCATCGACGACGAGTTCGTCGCCGAACGTCTGGACGCGTGGCTGTCCTGA
- a CDS encoding NAD-dependent epimerase/dehydratase family protein, with amino-acid sequence MELPDRIADETALEELLSRPTPAVVDVFRRLRGDLAVLGSGGKMGLSLVTMACRARDAAGSSAKVFSVSRFGDAAVRRQHEAAGAETVACDLLAEDAADRLPPAAHVVYMVGLKFGTAERPDLTWAANTVAPLQATRAYRDADVVAFSTGNVYDVTAADSGGSVETDALEPRGEYPNAAVARERLFEYASRERGTPAVLLRLNYALEPRYGVLVDLAQRIAAGTPIDLATGYFNGIWQGDANAAALRLLEHAGSPPLAINVTGTQTLAVRDVATRLAERMGRPVAFTGEPAPAALLSNAARATALLGEPDTPIERVIDWVADWIARGGRTLGKPTRFEVRDGRY; translated from the coding sequence GTGGAGCTTCCCGATCGCATCGCCGACGAAACCGCGTTGGAGGAACTGCTCAGCCGCCCGACGCCCGCGGTGGTCGACGTCTTCCGCCGGCTGCGGGGCGATCTGGCGGTGCTCGGTAGCGGGGGGAAGATGGGCCTGTCGCTGGTGACGATGGCCTGTCGGGCGCGGGACGCGGCGGGGAGTTCGGCCAAAGTGTTCAGCGTAAGCCGCTTCGGCGACGCGGCGGTGCGGCGGCAACATGAGGCGGCCGGGGCGGAGACGGTCGCCTGCGACCTGCTCGCGGAGGACGCCGCGGACCGGCTGCCCCCGGCCGCCCACGTGGTCTACATGGTCGGGCTGAAGTTCGGCACCGCGGAGCGGCCGGACCTGACGTGGGCGGCGAACACCGTCGCGCCGCTGCAGGCGACGCGGGCGTACCGCGACGCCGACGTCGTGGCCTTCAGCACGGGCAACGTCTACGACGTCACGGCGGCCGATTCGGGCGGGAGCGTGGAGACGGACGCGCTGGAGCCGCGGGGCGAATACCCGAACGCGGCCGTGGCCCGCGAGCGGCTGTTCGAATACGCCTCCCGCGAACGGGGCACGCCCGCGGTCCTGCTCCGGCTGAACTACGCGCTCGAACCCCGCTACGGCGTGCTGGTGGATCTGGCCCAGCGGATCGCCGCCGGGACGCCGATCGACCTCGCGACGGGATACTTCAACGGCATCTGGCAGGGGGACGCCAACGCCGCGGCGCTGCGCCTGCTGGAGCATGCGGGCAGCCCGCCGCTGGCGATCAACGTCACCGGCACGCAAACGCTCGCGGTCCGCGACGTCGCGACCCGCCTCGCCGAGCGGATGGGCCGGCCCGTCGCCTTCACCGGCGAACCGGCCCCCGCCGCCCTGCTGTCCAACGCCGCCCGGGCGACGGCGTTGCTCGGCGAGCCGGACACCCCGATCGAACGCGTGATCGACTGGGTCGCCGACTGGATCGCCCGCGGCGGGCGGACGCTGGGCAAACCGACCCGCTTTGAAGTCCGCGACGGGCGGTATTAA